Part of the Desulfatiglans anilini DSM 4660 genome is shown below.
CTGCGGATGACCTATCTCGGGATTCTTTCTTCCATCGTGGTGATTTTTTTCCTGGTCAGCCGGTGGCTCTCCAAGTACATCACACGCCCGATCTGGGAGTTGACACAACTGGCGGACGAAATCAGCCGGGGAAATCTCGATGTCAAGTCGCACCTGGGAAGCCGTCCGCGATGCTGGGAGCAACTTCGATGCCGGGAATACAGCTGTCCGGCCCATCACAATATCGAGGTCCCCTGCTGGTATGTCGACGGGACCGAATTCATGGAGAAGGCGGCCTCCAAATTCCCCGAAAAGCTTCAGGTGTGTTATGACTGTGTCGTCTACAAGCGGCGGGCTCGCGACGAGGTCAAGCAGTTGGCCGATTCGCTGATGAACATGACCTTCCGGCTCAAGGCCTCGCAGGAGCGGCTGCAGGAATCCGAGGAGAAATACCGCTCCCTTTTCACGAGCGGCCCCAACCCGATCTTCGTGCTCGACCGGGAAACCCTGGATATACTGGACGCCAACCCCAGCGCCGAGGAAGTCTATGGATACGGGCGCCATGAACTGATCGGGCGCTCGTTTGCCGCCCTGGCCTGCCGCAGGGATGGACAGCCGGAAATCGAACATTTCCGGCCCGATGCCGAGGGTCATGTGAAACGGTCCTACTCGAAGGTCTGCCATTTCAGAAAGGGCGGAGATCCTTTTTTTGTCAATATTCATGCCGTACCATCCAAGGTCCAGGATCGGGACGTGATGATTGCCGCTGTCACCGATATTACGGAGATGCTCGAAAAGGATGCGCAGCTCATTCAGGCCAGCAAGATGAGCACGCTGGGGGAAATGTCCGCCGGCATCGCGCACGAATTGAACCAGCCGCTGAACGCGATCAAGATGGGAAGCGAATTCCTCCAGATGATGCTCGAGAAAGGGGAAACCGTTCCGAAGCAGGATCTCGACTGCGTTGCGAAGGAGGTGAGTGAGCAGGTCGATCGTGCGACGGGCATCATCAAGCGCCTCAGAGAATTCGGCCGCAAGGCGGATTTCGCCCGCGAAATGATCGATATCAACCTGCCGATCCGTAATGTCTACGAAATGATCGAAAGGCAGCTGAGCATCCAGAACATCGAGATGGAGCTGGATCTGGCGGAAACCCTTCCGCTGATCTACGGCCACGTCAATCGGTTGGAGCAGGTCATCTTTAACCTGATCGCCAATGCACGGGATGCCATCAATCAGAAGCGGGAGTCGACCGGCTTTTCCGGGGAGAGGAAGATCCGGGTCCGCTCATTTCTGGATCAGGGGCAGGCCGCCGTAAGCATTTCCGATACCGGGAGCGGCATTCCGGAGGCGCTGCGCCGGCGGATTTTCGACGCCTTCTTCACGACCAAGCGAATGGGCCAGGGGATGGGGCTCGGCCTCTCTATTTCTCAGGGGATCGTCAATGACTACGGCGGGGAGATTTCCTTCGAGAGTGAGGAAGGCGTCGGAACGACCTTTACCTTGACCTTTCCTCCCGCCAAGGATTGACCTGGCCCCCATGAGCATTGATATGCGGGAAACCATGTGGAAGGCGCTCGCTGACGCAATGCTGGTGCATCAGTCGGAGCGCGGAGGCGCGGCGGGGGTCTTCCGCCCGCCCGGCTGCCGGAAAGGGGATTCGATCCGGTGATGATCGCCTCCTATTACAAATCCGCATTGAAGCAGCAGTGGATCCGGCTGATTCTAGACCATCCCCGCTGGACGATCGGCTTCCTCCTGATGCTGACCCTCTTCTTCATCTGGCATATTCCCCATCTTCGGTTCCAGTCCTCCCTGTATGATCTGGCGGTCGAAGACCTGCCGGAGACCCGCCGGTATGAGACATTCAAGAAGATCTTCGGGACGGAAGAGGTGATTCTCGTCGTGGCCCGGACGAAAGGGGTGTTCGAGACCGGTGCCTTCAAAGCAATCGAAAAACTGGCGGATCGCCTGGGGGAGATCGAGGGGGTTCGCAGGGTGATCAGTCTGCCCGGCATCAAACGGGATGTGGAGCTTTTCGGCATCAAGAGCCTGAGGGAGTTCGAGCAGATCCTTCAACCGGTCGAACTGATCTGGAAGAGCCTCCTTTCCGAAAACCGAAAAAACACCTCCGTCATGCTGCTGCTCGACGACTCCGAAGACCGGCGGGCGGTCGTGAACGCAGTGCAGAAGGAAATAGAGCGGGTACGGGAAGGGATCGATCTGTATCAGATTGGAATGCCGGTTGTTTCGGAGGCCCTTTCCCGTTTTACGGAAAGAGATTTTCTGCATCTGCCTCCCTTGACATTCGGTGTGATTGCGGTGTTGCTGTTTCTGTTTTTCAGAGACCTTCGGGGGATGTTGATCCCGCTCGGCATGGTGTTGATGGTGCTGATCTGGGTGTTCGGCCTGATGGGCATGACGGGCGAACCCCTGACCATGCTGACCATGATCGTGCCCGTTTTTCTGATTGCCGTCGGAACGGCCTACTGTATGCATGTCTGGTCCATGTACCTCGAGGAACTCGAGGACGCGGTCTCGAACAGACAGGCGGTGATCCAATCCTTTTCGCGCAGCGCGCTGCCGATGGTCCTGGTGGTGGCCACCACCATCATCGGCCTGGGTTCGCTTTTCGTCAGCCGGATCGAGGGGATCCGGTCCTTCGCGCTTTTCTCATGCCTGGGAATGGTTTGCCTCCTGGTCGTGATCTTGACCTTTCTCCCCGCGCTCCTGACGGCGCTGCCGACACCGCGGAGCCGTCTATCATCGATCTCACGACCCCACGCATGCGTTGCCCGATTCCTCGAGGCGATTGTCCGGATCGATGTCGCGCATCAGAGGATGACCCTCCCCCTCCTGGCGGTGGTCATCCTCCTGGCGTTCTGGGGGATGACGCGCATCCGCGTCGAGACGAACCCTGTCGCCTATTTCAGGGAGCAAAGTGAAATCAGCCGGCATTTCCATGACGCGCACCGGGATATGACCGGCTCCTTCCCTGTGAATGTAGTGGTGGAGGGAGAGGGGGAGGGCTATTTCGAAGACCCGGCCCATTTGAGAAAGGTCGAAGAGATCCAGGACTATCTGCAAACGCTCGAGGGTGTCGACAAGACCCTGTCCTTCCTGGACTATCTCAAACTGGTCCGCTATGCCCTCAATCGGTTCGATCCGAATCACTATGCCCTGCCGGAAGAGGCCTTCGAGGTCCGGATGCTGGTGAACAGCTACCAGACGATCCTCGGGACCGACATGCTGCGCACCTATATGGACGAGGATCTTTCCAGAACCGGCATTCTCCTGCTGACCCGCCTTTCCAGTTCTGCGGAGTTCCTGCGGATGAAATCTAGGATTGAAGCACACTGCAATTCGGTTCTGGGAGGGTCCCCCCGCGTCGATGCCACGGGCTTCGGCATGGTCATATCCGCCAGCAGCGAATGGGTGACGCGGGGGCAGGTGAGCAGCCTCTGGATCACCGTCGCTGCGGTGTTTGCATTAATGCTGGTGTTGTTCGTTTCGCTCAGAGTAGGCGTCGTCGCGATTCTGGCCAATTTTTTCCCGATCATCGTGAATTTCGGTCTAATGGGATGGCTGGGGATCAAGTTGTCCATGGTGACGAGCCTGATAGCCGGGATAGCCATCGGGCTGGCGGTGGATGACACCATTCATTACCTCGTCGGGTTCAGCCGCGAGCTCAAAAAGGACCTGAACAAGCAGCGCGCCTTGACCGATACCCTCTTGCGTGTCGGCCGCCCGATGGTTTATACCACACTCACGATCGGCTCGGGCTTTGCAGTCCTGCTGTTTTCCCATTTCGAACCGACGGCCGTCTTCGGCCTGATGATGGCCGTCACCCTGCTCGCGGCCCTGGTGGGGGATCTCGTTTTGCTGCCATCCTTGATGCTGCATGTCGATCTGGTGACGGTGTGGGATTTATTGAAGCTGATGCGGCCGCTCGGGGGGGTGGCGGGCGGAGTGGCTCACGAATTGAACCAGCCGTTGAATGCCATCAAGATGGGCAGCGAATATCTCAAGATGACGCTCGATCGCGGGGAGGAGATTTCCCGGGAGCAGCTCAGGCAGATTGTTCAGGAGATCGACGAACAGGTCGACCGGGCAAGCGGGACGATCAAGCGCCTATGCAGGTTCGACCAGAAGGCGGATGTCGACTGCGAGGAGGTGGACCTGAATGCCGCTGCTCAGGAGGTGCTGGCGATCCTCGGGCATCAGCTGGCGCTCGAAAACATCCGGCTCGAGCTGAATTTCGAGCCGGATCTGCCCCCTGTCCTCGCCAACGTGAACCGGATCGGGCAGGTCGTCTTCAATCTTCTGAACAACGCCCGGGAAGCGATCCTGCGCAAACGGAGGGCCGGAGGCGAGACGGCGGAAGACCATATCGGTGTGCGCACCTTCAGGGCGGGCAAGCGGGCGGTGGGGTTGGAGATATCGGACACCGGCCCGGGTATTCCCGAGGAACGCCTGAGCAGAGTCTTCGAACCTTTCTATACAACGAAAAAGGGTGGCGAGGGATTGGGGCTAGGGCTTTCCATCGTCTATGGTATAGTCAAGGCCTATGGGGGCCGTGTCCGAATACGGAGCGAGGAAGGCCGGGGAAGCGCTTTCAGGATTCTGTTCCCGGTGCCGGGGGAGGAAAGGGGATAAACCGATGGACCGTAAACCGAAGATCCTTGTCATCGACGACGAGAACGCGAATCTGACCATGTTTCGCCTCTTTCTCTCGGCATACGGCTATGAGGTCCTCCTGGCCGAAAACGGCACCGGGGGGTTGGCGCTTTTCGAGAAAGAAAGGCCCCGGATCGTTTTTACCGACATCAAGATGCCCGGTATCGACGGATTCGAGGTCCTGCAGCGGATCAAGGCGGCCGACCCGGGGACCCAGGTGATCGTGATTACAGGCCACGGTGACATGGATCTGGCGCTCCAGGCGCTCGATCTCGATGCCACGGATTTCATCAACAAACCGATCAGCCGCTCAGCCCTCGATTCGGCTCTGGACAGGGCGGAAAAGCGGCTGAAGCGTGTGGAGGAGCCTTCCGGTTCTGTATCTTCGTTTCGAAAAGAGGGGGGGGTCACTATCTTCGAGATTGTCGGACGGCTGGATGGAAAAACGGGGGCCGAGCTCCTGCAGGACTGGCGGGTAGCCAAAGAGGAGGCGGGCGGGGTGCTCATCCATTTTGCGGCTACGGCCGGTATGAACAGCGCAGGAATCGCCGTCCTGATTCAACTGCTTTCAGATGCTGCAAAAAGCGGCCGGAAAGCGGTCTTGACAGGGGTAACCGAAAATCTCCGGGAGATCCTGACGATGGTGGGGATTACCCGCCTCGCGCCTGTTTTTGAACAAGAGCAAGAAGGGCTGCTGCATCTGAAGAAATCTGTTTGCAGGTGATTGCGCCCCTGAGAGCTGGATGAGGTCCGGGGACCAGCTCCCGTCATCCGGCGCAGATGAAGCGAGGAGAAAGGTATTTCCAGGGCGGATGCGTGCGTCATCGGCATCCGCCGGCATCGGTCATGTGGATGACCTGACGCGATGGAAGGAGTTTTTTGATGGGGCTTTCCGCCTGTGTGATCTGCTACAACGAAGAAGAGAATATCGGCCGCTGCCTGGAAAGCGTCTCTTGGGTGGATGAACTGGTGGTGGTGGATTCTTTGAGCCGGGATGACACCGTGCGGATTGCGCGCTCCTTTACGGGGAAGGTTTACGAAAGGCCTTGGGAGGGCTATGTCAGGCAGAAGAATTTCGCCGTGTCGCAGGCCACGCAGAACTGGATTCTGAGCCTCGATGCAGACGAGCAGGTTTCGAAGGCTTTGCGCGAAGAGATCCTCGCCGTGATGGCGCACCCGGAGGCGAAGAACGGCTACAGGATGCCCCGCTGCTCTTTTTATCAAGGTCGTTGGATCAGGCACAGCGGCTTTTATCCCGATCACCAGACACGGCTCTTCCGCTGCGGCAAGGGCCGGTTCGTCGGCGGCCGAGTGCATGAGCGGCTGGAGATCGAGGGGCCGGTCGGACGGTTGACGCAAGACCTTCTGCACTACCCGTATCATGGGGGACTGACGGGGCAGATCGACACGGTCAACCGGTTTTCTTCCCTTCTGGCAGCGGATCTCTATGGCCAAGGCAAGCGCTATGGAGGGCATTTGCTCCTGCTGAGGCCCGTGTTCAAGTTTCTCGAGGTCTTCGCCCTCAAACGGGGATTCCTGGACGGCACGGCGGGGCTCATCATCGCGGCGACATCGGCCTACGCCCTTTTTGCCCGTTATGTCAAACTGCGCGAGATGGAATCCGCTTCCTCCTGGAAGGCGGGGGTTGCCGGAAAAGAGGCCCCCAAGGGGTCGGGAGACGGGCGGTGAGGGCGCAGGAGATATCCCCCTCAGAAGCTCCCATCCATCGGCCTTCCGGTTGCCGCCCCAACGCCCCGATCAGGGTCGCGATGGTGATTCCCAAATACGGCCTGCTCGGCGGGGCCGAGGCCTTTGCTTTCGAACTCGGGGAAAGGCTTGCGAGCGAGGAGGGGATCGAAATTCACGTCCTGGCCAATCAATGGCGCGCAGGCAGGGGGCGGGTGACGTTTCACAAGATCCCGGTATTCCGGTTCCCCCGGCTTCTGAGACAGCCGACTTTCGCCTTCTTCGTCAACCGCGCCGCCCTGCCGGGAAGATTCGATTTGATCCACTCCCATGATCGGATTTGGCGGATGGATCTTTTCAGCATGCACGGCATTCCGCATAGCCAATGGGTTGCGCGGGTGCGCCGGAAGCGGAGCAGCCTCTTCGACCGCAGTACGGCGTGGGTCGAGGCAAGGGGCATCGAGAACCCCCTCAGGCCTCTTGTGATGCCGGTCTCGCACCTTGTCAGGGAGCACCTTCTCGAATGCTATGCTTTGCCGCCCGATCAGATTCAGGTGATCCATCCCGGGGTGGCGCTCGATCGCTTCGAGAGCCTGAACCGGGAGGATTGCCGCGAGGAGATCCGGCGGCGGGTCGGCCTCAACCTGGAGGACGTGGTCGCCCTCTTTGTGGGGATGAACTTCGATGTCAAGGGCCTTGATCTTGTTTTGAAGGGCATGTCGGATTTGGTCCATGGAAAGGAGACGATGCCGCCCCTCAAATTGCTGGTGGTCGGGAAAGGCGATCGTGAAGGATACACGCGCCTTGCACGGGAGCTTGGCCTCGACCGGCGGGTGGTGTTTGCAGGGCCGACCCGGGAGGTGGAAAAATTCTATCTGGCTTCAGATCTATTTGTAATGCCCTCGAGATTCGACACCTTCGGCATGGTCGTGCTCGAAGCCATGGCGGCCGGGCTCCCGGTGGTGATCAGTTCGAACGTGGGGGCGCGCGACCTGGTCAGGGACGGTGAAGAAGGATTTGTCGTCCACCGTGACAGGAATGTCGAATCCGTCGGCGCCGCTCTGAAATCGCTGCTGGATCCGGAAAACCGCAGGCGGATGGGATTGCACGCGCGGCTGACGGCTTCCCGGCACGACTGGCGCCTTGTGGCCGCCAGGATCGGCGGGATCTACCGGGCTAGGGCCGCACTTCGAATAGAATCATCTGTCCCGTGTCCCGGTGTTCCCAGCGACCGAGCACCTTGAGATCCCGCCGGTGCATGCTTTTTTCCAGGGTATAGCCGCAATCGGGCCAACGCTTTTCTTCCCACAGGAGATAGGGAATGTGCTGTGCCCTCAGATTCTGCAGGAGTCTTTTATAAGAAGATCCCGCAAGGGCCTCGATGCGGAGGTGGTTTCCGTTGATCGGTGTCGGGCCGTTGTAGCGGGGATTCGCGTAAAAGGTGATCCAGCGCTGGATCGGGTCTGATGCGGCGACGGGAGCCAGCCTGTCCGGATCTTCCCGGGAAGCGATCAGGGCACCGATCGCTTTGAAAACGCCTTTGTCTGCCTCTCTTTCCTTGAGATTTTTCGGCAGAGTCAGGGCCATTACAACGGCGGCGGCGATGAAAAGCGCCGTTGCCCCCTGGAGTTGAAAGCGGCGAGACAAGAAGGAGAGGCACCTGTCCAGTCCCAGTCCCATGATGACGGATGCAGGCAGAAGGGCGAACACGAAGAAACGCGCCTCGCTGATCCACTGGTCGAGAAGATGCACATAGAGGATCCCTAAGGCGGCAGCGGTGAGGAACGTGAGATACAATAGGCAGCGGTTTTTCCCGATCTCGCGACGCAGAGGGGTGAACGCGGCGATGAAAAGCAAAGCGAAAGGATAATGGACCGCTTTGAGGAGGGTTGAAACGATTTCTCCCAAGGCGATCAGGAGGACATGGCTGCGGGCAATTTGGAGGAAGAAGCGCAAGGGGCCTGTAGGCTGATCGTGCGCAAGATGCGAGAGCCCCTCGCGAACCAGTTGATAACCCGTGAAAAGTCCTCCGGGCTTGGACTTGATTTCATCGATGCGCAGCGCATTGAGTTCGACGGCCTGACCGGCCGTGGAGATCCAGATGTTCAGGAGCAGGAAAGCCAGCAAGGGGAGGCAGAAGACCAGGCATTTTCTGAACCGCGCCGTCCCTTCCAAAAACAGGAGAAAGAGGAGCGACACCCCGAAGAATAGCCCCATTTCGACGCGGCTCCATGCCGCCAGCACGAAGCTTGCGCCCGCAAAGCATACAGCCCACCAACGCCTGGTCTGCGTCTGATGAACCATCAGAGAGAGTCCGCAGGCGCCGAAAAACCATGCCATGGGATCCCGGACAGCCTCCGCGCTGTTGATCACGAAGGTCGGCATGAGTCCAAAGATCAGGATGAGCCCGAGGGCTGTTTCGGGCCGGAGGAACTTGCGGGCGAGCAGGAAAAGCGGAATGAGGGTGAGGGTGCCGAAGAGGAGAGAAATGCCTCGGGCCGCCGTCTCCCAGTCGCCCAAAAGCGGGTAGGCGGCCGCAACCGCGAATGGATAGGGCGAGAGAAAACGCAGGTCGGCCAGGGTGGTTTCCGCCATATAGCCGTGACGGATCATCCTGGCCTGGTCGATGTAAAGGATTCCATCCGGGTTGATGATGTGCGTATGTTCCAAGTTGTACCATCGGATGGTGAGCGAAAGAAGCAGGATCAGGAAAAAGATCCGGCGGGAGGGAAGACGCTGCGGCGGGATCGTGTTCGGTGTGGTTTTCTCCGAGCTGTTCCACCGCAAAGAGATCCATGGTTTCATCTCACCGTTCCCTCGATCCATAGGGTTCTAGGGTCATTGCCCGCTGCGGTCCGTCAACGCGAGACGGACTGTTTCCAGAACGGCCTCCACAGGAAGGGTCTGAAGGCATCGGCTGACTTCGGAGCCCTGGCATCCTTTCTGCCTGCAAGGAACACAGTCCCAGTGCTGACAGACGACATGATGCCTTGGGCCGCGGGGCGCCCAGCTGACGGGTGAAGATGGACCGAAAATGCTGATGGTCGGGGTCCCGACGGCTGCAGAGATGTGAATGCCGGCGCTGTCGCATCCTATCAGCAGCTTGGCGAGGCTCAAGACCCCGGCGAGTTCGTCGAGGGTGGTCATGCCGGCCAGATGGAAGATGTCGCCACGGGCCTTGGCGGCCAGTCCAACCGCCCGCTCCCGTTCGCTCTGGGTTCCGACCAGGACGACCGCCCTTTCGAACTCCGTGGTCATCAGGCTGATGAGCTTGGCAAACCGCTCTGTCGGCCACTCTTTGTATCCCCAGAGAGAAAAGGGCTGAACCGCGATGAAAGGCCTTCCCCGCGGAAGACCCGCTGAGGAAAGGATGGAGGCTGCACGATCGCGGAGGGCGGGCGGGACAACCAGTTTCGGGCGCCTCTCCTGTGTTGCGATGCCGAAGGGAAGCAGAATGTTGAGGCCATGCTCTGCACAATATTGGGTTGCTTCCTCTCGAGGCGCAACAAGATGCGTGAAGACCTGGTTGCGCCAGAAAGTGTCTGTCTCGGAATAACGCCCGATTCGTGTGGGTGCTCCCGAGAGAAGCGCCATGATAGCCCCCCGCGTCCCGGTGCGCAGGTCGATGCTGAGATCCAGCGGCGGGCGTCTGAGCCGCCTGAAAAAGCGCCACTGGGCCCGGATGGCTTCGAAGAGGGAATGGCCTTCCTTTTTTACGTAGGAGACGTCGTCCACGGGCGGGCAGCATTCCAGGATCCCGCGCGCCTTTTCCCGCACCGCCGCATGGATGCGGGCCGAAGGGAACGCTTCCCGGAGAGCTTGGATGGCCGGTGTCGCCAGAACCACGTCACCTATGTCTCCCAACTGAATGAGGAGCAGGTTCCGGATGCCGGCCGGCAGGGAGGGCTTGCCTTTGATCAACATGTTTCGCTCTTGCTCAGGGTTCAGGGCATCCTTTCAGGTGCCAGAAAATCAACTGGAGATAGACCTTCAGCCGCCGACGCAAGGCGCGGGCGGTCCCGAACGAAAGGAGCACGCCCGCACTTGCCAGTAGGGTGTTTACGAGCAGTCGCAGAAAGACCAGGGTCCAGAGGAGCGGATAGGACCTCGGGTGCCATTTGCGCAGGTACCGGTACCTCGAACGGTAAAAATGGATCCTTGCTCGTATATTTTGTCCCACGCTCTGACCTTGATCATGGATGATGCGTGCCTGGGGAACGAGATAGCTGTTCCAGCCTGCCTTCTTCATCTGCAGCGCCCAATCCGTTTCTTCGAAGAAGAAGAAATAGCGCTCATCGAACCCTCCCACCTCTCGGATGGCGGAGGACCTGACCATCAGACAGGCGCCGATGCAGGAATCCACCGGGTGTGGTGTGGCGGAAAACCTGCGTTTTCCAGGGTGCTTGCGAGGAAACAGCAGGCTCAGCAGCGTTTCGTTGGCGATCAACGTCAGCCAGGAGGGGAAAGCGGCAACGGATCTTTGATGGGTTCCGTCCCGGTTGAGAAGCTGCCCGCAGGCCATGGCAGCATCCGTTTGCGTTTCCATGAAGGTATGCAGCTCTTTGACTGCGCCGTCGAGGAGGACCGCATCGGTGTTCAGCAGAAGGGCGTACCGGCCGCGCATGGGTATGAGGGCCTGGTTGTTGGCGGCTGCAAACCCGCGGTTGGCCTCATTGCGGATGATCTGCACCTCGGGGAACCGTCTCTCCACCGCCTCGACGCTTCCATCCAGCGAGGCATTGTCAACAAGAATGATCTCGAAAGGGATATCGGTCACCGTTCGGAGGATGCTCTCGAGACAGGCGAGGAGGTACTCGCGGGTATTCCAGTTGACGACGATAAAGCTGATTTCCGGGTCGGTAGGCATGGTGGGCATGGCTTACTCCAGGGCCCGCCGTTCAATCTCCACGATCCGGTAACCGGGGGGGACCTGCAGTGAGAAGACAGGTTCCGGCAACGTTCGATTGAAGGTGATATCGTCCCATTGGACTTCGATGAAACGGTTGCCTGACGCGGGTTCGATGCGGCAGCGCTTTGCGTATTCAATGGGGCCGGTGCGCGCGAACCGGTCGAAGTAGAGGGTAAGATCCTGCGCCGGGAAAGTGACCGCAGTGGGAGCGGCGGCCTGGACGTCAAAAGCGAATGTTTGAAGGGGTTTCCCAGCTTCGTCGAGGAGTTGAATTTCCTGGGGCCGCAGGGACAAAGCCTTTTCGTAGGGTCCGATGTCAGGGTACGCCCGCACGAGGGCCCAGAGCGCCGATGGGTTCAGTGTGCCGGGCAGGTAGGGTTCGAAGAGCGGGTCCCGCAGGCTTCCGATGAGCAGCTTCTTGT
Proteins encoded:
- a CDS encoding ATP-binding protein, producing MMERFENISLKNKILYSILAIILMMSFGSALVTRTVLVSSMTEELRQRGVAIARGVADTGRSFILTEDYPNLISLLFDAARLEERRQLIAYIFILDDGHNVIAHNFIRPFPEGLAGANVVKAGENYSIRLLNLEGMSAYDIGVPILEGIYEIGAVHVGLDKNYIDGVIANLRMTYLGILSSIVVIFFLVSRWLSKYITRPIWELTQLADEISRGNLDVKSHLGSRPRCWEQLRCREYSCPAHHNIEVPCWYVDGTEFMEKAASKFPEKLQVCYDCVVYKRRARDEVKQLADSLMNMTFRLKASQERLQESEEKYRSLFTSGPNPIFVLDRETLDILDANPSAEEVYGYGRHELIGRSFAALACRRDGQPEIEHFRPDAEGHVKRSYSKVCHFRKGGDPFFVNIHAVPSKVQDRDVMIAAVTDITEMLEKDAQLIQASKMSTLGEMSAGIAHELNQPLNAIKMGSEFLQMMLEKGETVPKQDLDCVAKEVSEQVDRATGIIKRLREFGRKADFAREMIDINLPIRNVYEMIERQLSIQNIEMELDLAETLPLIYGHVNRLEQVIFNLIANARDAINQKRESTGFSGERKIRVRSFLDQGQAAVSISDTGSGIPEALRRRIFDAFFTTKRMGQGMGLGLSISQGIVNDYGGEISFESEEGVGTTFTLTFPPAKD
- a CDS encoding MMPL family transporter, with protein sequence MIASYYKSALKQQWIRLILDHPRWTIGFLLMLTLFFIWHIPHLRFQSSLYDLAVEDLPETRRYETFKKIFGTEEVILVVARTKGVFETGAFKAIEKLADRLGEIEGVRRVISLPGIKRDVELFGIKSLREFEQILQPVELIWKSLLSENRKNTSVMLLLDDSEDRRAVVNAVQKEIERVREGIDLYQIGMPVVSEALSRFTERDFLHLPPLTFGVIAVLLFLFFRDLRGMLIPLGMVLMVLIWVFGLMGMTGEPLTMLTMIVPVFLIAVGTAYCMHVWSMYLEELEDAVSNRQAVIQSFSRSALPMVLVVATTIIGLGSLFVSRIEGIRSFALFSCLGMVCLLVVILTFLPALLTALPTPRSRLSSISRPHACVARFLEAIVRIDVAHQRMTLPLLAVVILLAFWGMTRIRVETNPVAYFREQSEISRHFHDAHRDMTGSFPVNVVVEGEGEGYFEDPAHLRKVEEIQDYLQTLEGVDKTLSFLDYLKLVRYALNRFDPNHYALPEEAFEVRMLVNSYQTILGTDMLRTYMDEDLSRTGILLLTRLSSSAEFLRMKSRIEAHCNSVLGGSPRVDATGFGMVISASSEWVTRGQVSSLWITVAAVFALMLVLFVSLRVGVVAILANFFPIIVNFGLMGWLGIKLSMVTSLIAGIAIGLAVDDTIHYLVGFSRELKKDLNKQRALTDTLLRVGRPMVYTTLTIGSGFAVLLFSHFEPTAVFGLMMAVTLLAALVGDLVLLPSLMLHVDLVTVWDLLKLMRPLGGVAGGVAHELNQPLNAIKMGSEYLKMTLDRGEEISREQLRQIVQEIDEQVDRASGTIKRLCRFDQKADVDCEEVDLNAAAQEVLAILGHQLALENIRLELNFEPDLPPVLANVNRIGQVVFNLLNNAREAILRKRRAGGETAEDHIGVRTFRAGKRAVGLEISDTGPGIPEERLSRVFEPFYTTKKGGEGLGLGLSIVYGIVKAYGGRVRIRSEEGRGSAFRILFPVPGEERG
- a CDS encoding response regulator; translation: MDRKPKILVIDDENANLTMFRLFLSAYGYEVLLAENGTGGLALFEKERPRIVFTDIKMPGIDGFEVLQRIKAADPGTQVIVITGHGDMDLALQALDLDATDFINKPISRSALDSALDRAEKRLKRVEEPSGSVSSFRKEGGVTIFEIVGRLDGKTGAELLQDWRVAKEEAGGVLIHFAATAGMNSAGIAVLIQLLSDAAKSGRKAVLTGVTENLREILTMVGITRLAPVFEQEQEGLLHLKKSVCR
- a CDS encoding glycosyltransferase family 2 protein, whose protein sequence is MGLSACVICYNEEENIGRCLESVSWVDELVVVDSLSRDDTVRIARSFTGKVYERPWEGYVRQKNFAVSQATQNWILSLDADEQVSKALREEILAVMAHPEAKNGYRMPRCSFYQGRWIRHSGFYPDHQTRLFRCGKGRFVGGRVHERLEIEGPVGRLTQDLLHYPYHGGLTGQIDTVNRFSSLLAADLYGQGKRYGGHLLLLRPVFKFLEVFALKRGFLDGTAGLIIAATSAYALFARYVKLREMESASSWKAGVAGKEAPKGSGDGR
- a CDS encoding glycosyltransferase family 4 protein, translated to MVIPKYGLLGGAEAFAFELGERLASEEGIEIHVLANQWRAGRGRVTFHKIPVFRFPRLLRQPTFAFFVNRAALPGRFDLIHSHDRIWRMDLFSMHGIPHSQWVARVRRKRSSLFDRSTAWVEARGIENPLRPLVMPVSHLVREHLLECYALPPDQIQVIHPGVALDRFESLNREDCREEIRRRVGLNLEDVVALFVGMNFDVKGLDLVLKGMSDLVHGKETMPPLKLLVVGKGDREGYTRLARELGLDRRVVFAGPTREVEKFYLASDLFVMPSRFDTFGMVVLEAMAAGLPVVISSNVGARDLVRDGEEGFVVHRDRNVESVGAALKSLLDPENRRRMGLHARLTASRHDWRLVAARIGGIYRARAALRIESSVPCPGVPSDRAP
- a CDS encoding glycosyltransferase family 39 protein, with translation MKPWISLRWNSSEKTTPNTIPPQRLPSRRIFFLILLLSLTIRWYNLEHTHIINPDGILYIDQARMIRHGYMAETTLADLRFLSPYPFAVAAAYPLLGDWETAARGISLLFGTLTLIPLFLLARKFLRPETALGLILIFGLMPTFVINSAEAVRDPMAWFFGACGLSLMVHQTQTRRWWAVCFAGASFVLAAWSRVEMGLFFGVSLLFLLFLEGTARFRKCLVFCLPLLAFLLLNIWISTAGQAVELNALRIDEIKSKPGGLFTGYQLVREGLSHLAHDQPTGPLRFFLQIARSHVLLIALGEIVSTLLKAVHYPFALLFIAAFTPLRREIGKNRCLLYLTFLTAAALGILYVHLLDQWISEARFFVFALLPASVIMGLGLDRCLSFLSRRFQLQGATALFIAAAVVMALTLPKNLKEREADKGVFKAIGALIASREDPDRLAPVAASDPIQRWITFYANPRYNGPTPINGNHLRIEALAGSSYKRLLQNLRAQHIPYLLWEEKRWPDCGYTLEKSMHRRDLKVLGRWEHRDTGQMILFEVRP
- a CDS encoding glycosyltransferase family 9 protein; the encoded protein is MLIKGKPSLPAGIRNLLLIQLGDIGDVVLATPAIQALREAFPSARIHAAVREKARGILECCPPVDDVSYVKKEGHSLFEAIRAQWRFFRRLRRPPLDLSIDLRTGTRGAIMALLSGAPTRIGRYSETDTFWRNQVFTHLVAPREEATQYCAEHGLNILLPFGIATQERRPKLVVPPALRDRAASILSSAGLPRGRPFIAVQPFSLWGYKEWPTERFAKLISLMTTEFERAVVLVGTQSERERAVGLAAKARGDIFHLAGMTTLDELAGVLSLAKLLIGCDSAGIHISAAVGTPTISIFGPSSPVSWAPRGPRHHVVCQHWDCVPCRQKGCQGSEVSRCLQTLPVEAVLETVRLALTDRSGQ
- a CDS encoding glycosyltransferase family 2 protein, translated to MPTMPTDPEISFIVVNWNTREYLLACLESILRTVTDIPFEIILVDNASLDGSVEAVERRFPEVQIIRNEANRGFAAANNQALIPMRGRYALLLNTDAVLLDGAVKELHTFMETQTDAAMACGQLLNRDGTHQRSVAAFPSWLTLIANETLLSLLFPRKHPGKRRFSATPHPVDSCIGACLMVRSSAIREVGGFDERYFFFFEETDWALQMKKAGWNSYLVPQARIIHDQGQSVGQNIRARIHFYRSRYRYLRKWHPRSYPLLWTLVFLRLLVNTLLASAGVLLSFGTARALRRRLKVYLQLIFWHLKGCPEP